A DNA window from Deltaproteobacteria bacterium contains the following coding sequences:
- a CDS encoding SDR family NAD(P)-dependent oxidoreductase gives MAEDRAAGGTVGVKDKVVLVTGASRGIGACCVRALLDGGASVVLHYNRNRDAAETLAEAAPERCRLVGADLADEAAPEALWQQALAWRGRIDVLVNNAAAYEAEPAFADDDAWPAAWRAVWLRTLQLNLLAPAELATRAVAHFRARGDGGILIHLSSRAAHRGEKPLLGSYAASKGALNALSHTLARTHGGDGILSYAVAPGWVGTDMSWDYINETGDRG, from the coding sequence ATGGCGGAAGATCGTGCGGCAGGCGGAACAGTCGGCGTGAAAGACAAGGTCGTGCTGGTGACCGGCGCATCGCGCGGCATCGGTGCCTGCTGCGTGCGCGCGCTGCTCGACGGCGGCGCATCCGTCGTCCTGCACTACAACCGGAACCGGGACGCGGCCGAAACGCTGGCCGAGGCGGCTCCCGAGCGCTGCCGCCTGGTGGGGGCCGATCTTGCCGACGAGGCGGCGCCCGAGGCGCTCTGGCAGCAGGCTCTCGCCTGGCGGGGCCGCATCGACGTTCTGGTCAACAACGCGGCGGCCTACGAGGCCGAGCCCGCCTTTGCCGACGACGACGCCTGGCCTGCGGCCTGGCGCGCGGTCTGGCTGCGCACGCTCCAGCTCAATCTGCTCGCGCCTGCCGAGCTTGCCACGCGCGCCGTCGCGCACTTCCGGGCGCGCGGCGACGGCGGCATCCTGATCCACCTCTCGAGCCGGGCCGCGCACCGGGGCGAGAAGCCGCTGCTCGGCTCCTACGCGGCCAGCAAGGGCGCCCTCAACGCGCTGAGCCACACCCTCGCCCGCACCCACGGCGGCGACGGCATCCTCTCCTACGCCGTAGCGCCGGGTTGGGTCGGCACCGACATGTCGTGGGACTACATCAACGAGACCGGCGATCGCGGCC